GCGGACAACTCCACCAATGCAGACGGGAACCATATCTATGGTAACTGGGACATGCACGAGACGATGCCCGGTAGCGCCCAGCACTTCTTTGACCTGATGCCATCAACCAATGGTTTCACGGCGAAGTGGGTGGATGAGGTCCGCATCTATGAAGGCGGTTTTTCAGGGGATACCTCGGCACCGGTTAAATCCCTGCAGTCTGATGATGCAGAAAGCACAACCGGTGCCGTGCCGGACACCACCCCCGCTCCCGCTCCGGTTGCACTCATCGCTGCAGGTCTCGCCCTCGCCCTCGTGCCGCTGCGCCGGAGGCTCTGATGAAGCGGCTGATTCCCATTTTATGTCTCTGTCTCTGCATTCTGACGGGGGCCTGTGTCTGCGGCTGCACCGGGAACGCTGACCCGGCACCGACCACGCCGGTCATCCCGGAGCCCCTGCCGGGCAATCTTACCATAATAAACGGGGACACTGAGGTTGTCCTGGACTGGGATGCCATAACCGCAATGCCTGCATTTGTCGGGTACGGGTATGCGGTCTCTACCGTGGGAATCAAATACGGCCCCTATGACGTGAAAGGTGTGCGCCTCACCGACCTGATCGCGCTCGCCGGAGATTTTGGAGAGGAAAATCAGACCTGGGTCTCCGCACCGGACGGTTATCTCTGGGTCTTTGACTATGATCAGGTGCAGGGAGAGGGGTTCATCACCTTCGATGCTGACCTCAAAGAAGTGCCCGCCCCATCTCTCACTGTTATCATCATGTATGAGCAGGATGGCATGCCACTCACCTCCGGGGAAGGCGGTCCCTTCCGGATGGTGGTGGCAACCGACACTCCTGATGTGATCACCGAAGGCAGTTCCTGGGTGAAGTGGGTTGATACCATTGA
Above is a window of Methanogenium organophilum DNA encoding:
- a CDS encoding molybdopterin-dependent oxidoreductase → MKRLIPILCLCLCILTGACVCGCTGNADPAPTTPVIPEPLPGNLTIINGDTEVVLDWDAITAMPAFVGYGYAVSTVGIKYGPYDVKGVRLTDLIALAGDFGEENQTWVSAPDGYLWVFDYDQVQGEGFITFDADLKEVPAPSLTVIIMYEQDGMPLTSGEGGPFRMVVATDTPDVITEGSSWVKWVDTIEVR